AACACCTCAATTTAAGGGTATTAATTTTATCTTTCTTACAGATTCATTGGATCAAATAAAACAAGAGCTCGATACACCTTTGAAAAACTCGATAGCGCTTCTTTTGGCTTTTAGTAAAGATATTTATGGAAATTTTTATGATTATACCCAAGTAGAAGAATATATGGGAGAATTTGAGAAGCTTCCCATTTATACTACCTCAAGCGTTTACATGGGCAACAACGTAGTAGGAGGTAAAATTACCAGCGCATACGATCAAGGGCGGAAAGCTGGAGAGATAGCAATAGACTTATTAAGCGGAGTTGATATTAAAGAGTTGCCAAGAATTTACTTCCCAGATAATAAATACGTTTTTAACTTTCCTGCCTTAGAAAGATTTGGTATTTCAATCAAGAGCCTACCAGTAAATTCAACAATCCAGAACAAACCTCCTTCTTTTTATGAAAATTACCCTATTATTTTTTGGATAATAATGATTCTAGTGCCTTTTTCCATTATATTTATATATATTCTAAGAGAAGATAATTTAAAACTTTACTCTCTTTTGAATGAATTAAATGAGGCAAAGGAAGAAGCTCAAAGTTATAATGAAGAACTTACCGCAGCAAATGAACAATTAACCTCCTACAACGAAGAGTTGATGTCACAAAATGAGGAAATAGAGAGTAGTTATCAGGAGATAGAACAACTGAATAATAAAATAATACATCTATTGGAAATTATCTCAGAAGTAGGAGATGAAAAGGTAAAAGTTAAAGATTTTTTTCAGAAATTTTTAAATACTTTAATCATAGAAATCCCAGAAGCTGATTATGGCAGTGCCTCGATAATAGAAGGAGATAGTTGGAGATTTTTAGCTACGTTGGGTCATGATATTAACGGTTTAAAAAGTTTAGACCTTAAAAAAAGTTATGCTTTTATCGTTGAAGAATCTAAGGTACTTGATAGCGTACTTTCATTGGATGAAGAAAGAATGCCTAAAGATGTATTAAACTTAATGTACAAATTTACCAAACCAATAAAATTTACTCTACTAAAAACAATAAAAATAGATGAAAACCGGGATTTGAATATTTCACTTGACATTAAAAAAGGTAGCGATGAGAATTTTTCTGAAGAATCAGTTAAATTTTTTGATTCCTTGTTAAATGTGGCAAAAATGTTTTTTGTCAACAGATTAAGAACGCAAGAGATTAAAAATGCTTATACAACCTTTGCAAGCAAGCTTTCAATATTAGCAGAATCACACGATGAAAACAGTAAGAAACATATTTACCGTGTGAGTGAATTATCTGCTTTTTTTGCCGAAAAATTAGATTTACCCAAAGAACAAGTTGAAAAGATAAGAGACTTTTCTTCCCTTCACGATGTGGGGAAACTTTTTGTTCCTGCCGAGATACTAAACAAACCTGGTAAACTAAACGAAAAAGAATGGGAAGAAGTAAGGAAACATCCGCTATATGCCGATAATTTGTTGGATGATCCATATTTTGAAACAGCAAGAAAAATTGCCCTTTATCATCACGAACATTACGATGGCTCTGGGTATCCTTTCAGATTAAGGGGTGAACAGATCCCCATTGAAGCTCAGATTGTTGGCTTAGTAGATGTATACGATGCATTGAGATCAAAAAGAAGTTATAAAAAAGCTTTCTCGCATAGAGAGGCTATTGAAGTATTGTTACACGGGGATAACAGAACAAAACCAGAACATTTTAACCCAAAACTCTTAGAAATATTGAAAAGATACGAAAAAGACATAGAAGAAATGTATAAAAACTATGAAGAATAAAAAAATTTTTAATCGGAGGTGCTAAAATGGAAAAATCAAAAATCGACTC
The sequence above is drawn from the Petrotoga mexicana DSM 14811 genome and encodes:
- a CDS encoding HD domain-containing phosphohydrolase produces the protein MKKNYKALFLLLLFILSGIYSLASTVLILNSYNPGLSWSDRELEGINSILEDEESINIYVEYLDSKRFGDDNSLNIFKEYFERKFGGFTFDVVIALDNNAFDFVLSNYESLFLGIPIVYTGINYYQEYDLSKLDFVSGIVEIHDIKETLELALDLHPTTKNVYVVVDNQTKTGELFKQEVENDITPQFKGINFIFLTDSLDQIKQELDTPLKNSIALLLAFSKDIYGNFYDYTQVEEYMGEFEKLPIYTTSSVYMGNNVVGGKITSAYDQGRKAGEIAIDLLSGVDIKELPRIYFPDNKYVFNFPALERFGISIKSLPVNSTIQNKPPSFYENYPIIFWIIMILVPFSIIFIYILREDNLKLYSLLNELNEAKEEAQSYNEELTAANEQLTSYNEELMSQNEEIESSYQEIEQLNNKIIHLLEIISEVGDEKVKVKDFFQKFLNTLIIEIPEADYGSASIIEGDSWRFLATLGHDINGLKSLDLKKSYAFIVEESKVLDSVLSLDEERMPKDVLNLMYKFTKPIKFTLLKTIKIDENRDLNISLDIKKGSDENFSEESVKFFDSLLNVAKMFFVNRLRTQEIKNAYTTFASKLSILAESHDENSKKHIYRVSELSAFFAEKLDLPKEQVEKIRDFSSLHDVGKLFVPAEILNKPGKLNEKEWEEVRKHPLYADNLLDDPYFETARKIALYHHEHYDGSGYPFRLRGEQIPIEAQIVGLVDVYDALRSKRSYKKAFSHREAIEVLLHGDNRTKPEHFNPKLLEILKRYEKDIEEMYKNYEE